The following are from one region of the Cyanobium gracile PCC 6307 genome:
- the urtA gene encoding urea ABC transporter substrate-binding protein, translating into MSLHLSRRLAAAIAATAVSVTLVSCGGESGSGGNFDGEVKVGILHSLSGTMAISETTLKEVEEMAIKEINDAGGVKVGGKSYKIVAVSEDGASDWPTFAEKAQKLIDSDKVAVVFGGWTSASRKAMLPVFESKNHILFYPIQYEGQECSKNIFYTGAVPNQQAEPAVQWLMDKFGDKLGKKVYLVGSDYVYPRTANTIIKEQMKALGGETVGEDYIPLGNTEVAPIIAKIKKAFPDGGIIINTLNGDSNVALFKQFKASGIDPAKYPIMSFSIAEEEIRQIGPEYTTGTYAAWNFFMSLDTPASKKFTSDFQAMYGADRVTGDPAESAYNMVYLWKNAVEKAGTFEDLDKVRKDMIGITFAAPQGEIKMFPNHHTSERVLIGEAEPTGQFKILYDSVKAIPPIPWNQFVPETKGFTCDWTQDRPDAGKFKM; encoded by the coding sequence ATGTCTCTGCATCTTTCAAGGCGACTGGCAGCTGCAATCGCCGCAACTGCCGTGAGCGTAACCCTCGTCTCCTGCGGGGGCGAGTCCGGGTCCGGCGGCAATTTTGACGGTGAAGTGAAGGTCGGCATCCTTCACTCTCTCAGCGGCACCATGGCCATCTCCGAAACGACTTTGAAAGAAGTCGAAGAGATGGCGATCAAGGAAATCAATGACGCCGGCGGCGTCAAAGTCGGCGGCAAGTCCTACAAGATCGTTGCCGTTTCCGAAGATGGCGCCTCCGACTGGCCCACCTTCGCCGAGAAGGCCCAGAAACTGATCGACTCCGACAAGGTCGCCGTCGTCTTCGGTGGTTGGACCTCCGCCAGCCGCAAGGCGATGCTGCCGGTCTTCGAGTCGAAGAACCACATCCTCTTCTACCCGATTCAGTACGAGGGTCAGGAGTGCTCGAAGAACATCTTCTACACTGGCGCTGTTCCGAACCAGCAGGCTGAGCCCGCGGTTCAGTGGCTGATGGACAAGTTCGGCGACAAGCTCGGCAAGAAGGTCTACCTGGTCGGTTCCGACTACGTCTATCCGCGCACGGCCAACACCATCATCAAGGAGCAGATGAAGGCCCTTGGCGGTGAGACCGTCGGCGAGGATTACATCCCCCTCGGCAACACCGAGGTGGCTCCGATCATCGCCAAGATCAAGAAGGCTTTCCCGGATGGCGGGATCATCATCAACACCCTGAACGGCGACTCCAACGTCGCCCTCTTCAAGCAGTTCAAGGCCTCGGGCATCGATCCGGCCAAGTACCCGATCATGTCCTTCTCCATCGCCGAGGAGGAGATCCGCCAGATCGGCCCCGAGTACACCACCGGCACCTACGCCGCGTGGAACTTCTTCATGAGCCTGGACACCCCGGCCTCCAAGAAGTTCACCTCCGACTTCCAGGCCATGTACGGGGCCGACCGCGTCACGGGTGACCCGGCCGAATCCGCCTACAACATGGTGTACCTCTGGAAGAACGCCGTCGAGAAGGCGGGCACCTTCGAGGATCTCGACAAGGTCCGCAAGGACATGATCGGGATCACCTTCGCCGCTCCCCAGGGCGAAATCAAGATGTTCCCCAACCACCACACCTCCGAGCGGGTGCTCATCGGCGAAGCGGAGCCCACCGGCCAGTTCAAGATCCTGTACGACAGCGTCAAGGCCATCCCCCCGATTCCCTGGAACCAGTTCGTTCCCGAGACCAAGGGCTTCACCTGCGACTGGACCCAGGATCGGCCTGACGCCGGCAAGTTCAAGATGTGA
- the ureG gene encoding urease accessory protein UreG has protein sequence MGSKLRVGVAGPVGSGKTALVDALCRRLRERLQLAVVTNDIYTQEDAQFLTRAGSLAPERIRGVETGGCPHTAIREDCSINRAAVQELEEAFPDLDLVLVESGGDNLAASFSPELVDLCIYVIDVAAGDKIPRKGGPGITRSDLLVINKIDLAPMVGASLAVMESDTERMRGGRPWCFTNLRSGEGLDRVESFLLRQLPDPAAA, from the coding sequence ATGGGCAGCAAACTGAGGGTCGGTGTGGCCGGACCGGTGGGATCGGGCAAGACGGCCCTGGTGGACGCGCTCTGCCGGCGGCTGCGGGAGCGGCTGCAGCTGGCGGTGGTCACCAACGACATCTACACCCAGGAGGACGCCCAGTTCCTCACCCGCGCTGGCTCCCTGGCCCCCGAGCGGATCCGGGGCGTCGAGACCGGCGGCTGCCCCCACACCGCCATCCGGGAGGACTGCTCGATCAACCGGGCGGCGGTGCAGGAGCTTGAGGAGGCCTTCCCGGACCTGGACCTGGTGCTGGTGGAGAGCGGTGGCGACAACCTGGCGGCCAGCTTCAGCCCGGAGCTGGTGGATCTGTGCATCTACGTGATCGACGTGGCCGCCGGGGACAAGATCCCCCGCAAAGGGGGGCCCGGCATCACCCGCTCCGACCTGCTGGTGATCAACAAGATCGACCTGGCCCCCATGGTCGGGGCCAGCCTGGCCGTGATGGAGAGCGACACCGAACGTATGCGCGGCGGCCGCCCCTGGTGCTTCACAAATCTGCGGAGCGGCGAGGGCCTGGATCGGGTCGAAAGCTTCCTGCTGCGGCAGCTGCCCGACCCTGCGGCCGCCTGA
- a CDS encoding MlaD family protein, with protein MSTTATPRRPGPQSLVFLAGAVALLGVFVLGIARAGNWLAPSVRLQFRTLDAAGLQTGMAVKISGFSVGQVRRIVLQPDAQVLVELELRDPYRSMVGRRSRAELAQLGLLGDSYIAITPDPAAIGQPPIGDGETLVFTSHPDLDDLLAEVASSRIPLQRAVSSGLSLAETRLPRSLDELDRTLVASRRLATRLEADTRRSSSELSRTLGATRPWPSGWRAGPTAPPRICPP; from the coding sequence GTGTCCACCACCGCTACGCCGCGGCGCCCCGGCCCCCAGAGCCTGGTCTTCCTGGCCGGAGCGGTGGCCCTGCTGGGGGTGTTCGTGCTCGGGATCGCCCGCGCTGGCAACTGGCTCGCGCCCAGCGTCCGCCTGCAGTTCCGCACCCTCGACGCCGCTGGCCTGCAGACGGGCATGGCGGTGAAGATCTCGGGATTCTCCGTCGGCCAGGTGCGCCGGATCGTGCTGCAGCCCGACGCCCAGGTGCTGGTGGAACTGGAGCTGCGGGACCCCTACCGCTCCATGGTGGGTCGCCGCAGCCGGGCCGAACTGGCCCAGCTGGGGCTCCTGGGCGACAGCTACATCGCCATCACCCCCGATCCGGCGGCGATCGGCCAGCCCCCGATCGGTGATGGCGAGACGCTCGTGTTCACCAGCCACCCCGACCTCGACGACCTGCTTGCCGAGGTGGCGAGCAGCCGCATCCCCCTGCAGCGGGCCGTCAGCAGCGGCCTGAGCCTGGCGGAGACCCGCCTGCCCCGCAGCCTCGACGAGCTCGATCGCACCCTGGTCGCCAGCCGTCGCCTGGCGACCCGCCTGGAGGCGGACACCCGGCGCAGCAGCAGCGAACTCAGCCGCACCCTGGGGGCCACCCGGCCCTGGCCGAGCGGCTGGAGGGCCGGGCCGACGGCACCGCCGCGGATCTGTCCGCCCTGA
- a CDS encoding ABC transporter substrate-binding protein: protein MARTPGASRRQALRLLGGAAAAGTLVAAGCNARRRPPGPPRLGLVQYVRGAAPDAARRGFVQALAKAGFRPPAGVTLLERFADGSMAKGRAHVKDLLEAGVDMLVAIGTPPLTAILAIAPARVPVVFLYCSNPWGAGAGTSYTRHRPNVVGTVSTSPLAEQLDLARRITPGLASVGLVFNPSEANASFEAELLRREAAPRSLAVVVEPVAGPAEVTRAADALAAHRVAALVRVGDYATSVGFPALAAAGLRHRLPVYSVDPSDIATPGCLAVVGWDPEADGAQAGALAVQVLRGRSAATMAFEPVTRKLLLLNRRTARAIGVTLPTQLLRQADRVEG, encoded by the coding sequence ATGGCCAGGACCCCAGGGGCCAGCCGGCGCCAGGCGCTGCGCCTGCTGGGCGGGGCCGCCGCCGCCGGCACCCTGGTCGCCGCCGGCTGCAACGCCCGCCGCCGGCCGCCAGGTCCGCCGCGGCTGGGTCTCGTCCAGTACGTGCGGGGCGCCGCCCCCGATGCGGCCCGTCGCGGGTTCGTGCAGGCCCTGGCCAAGGCCGGTTTCCGGCCACCGGCCGGGGTGACCCTGCTGGAGCGCTTCGCCGACGGCAGCATGGCCAAAGGCCGCGCCCATGTGAAGGACCTGCTGGAGGCCGGGGTCGACATGCTGGTGGCCATCGGCACCCCGCCGCTGACGGCGATCCTGGCCATCGCGCCGGCGCGGGTGCCGGTGGTGTTCCTGTATTGCTCCAACCCCTGGGGGGCCGGGGCCGGCACCAGCTACACCCGCCATCGCCCCAATGTGGTGGGCACGGTGAGCACCAGTCCCCTGGCCGAGCAGCTCGATCTCGCCCGCCGGATCACGCCCGGCCTGGCCAGCGTGGGGCTCGTCTTCAATCCCTCCGAGGCCAACGCCAGCTTCGAAGCGGAGCTGCTGCGCCGGGAGGCGGCCCCGCGCTCCCTCGCGGTCGTGGTTGAGCCGGTGGCCGGGCCGGCGGAGGTGACCCGGGCCGCCGACGCCCTGGCCGCCCACCGGGTGGCGGCCCTGGTGCGGGTGGGCGACTACGCCACCAGCGTGGGCTTCCCCGCCCTGGCGGCGGCCGGCCTGCGCCATCGCCTGCCGGTCTATTCCGTCGATCCCTCCGACATCGCCACGCCGGGGTGCCTGGCGGTGGTGGGCTGGGATCCGGAGGCCGACGGGGCCCAGGCCGGAGCCCTGGCGGTGCAGGTGCTGCGCGGCCGCTCCGCCGCCACGATGGCCTTCGAGCCGGTGACCCGGAAGCTGCTGCTGCTGAATCGCCGCACGGCCCGGGCCATCGGGGTGACGTTGCCAACGCAGCTGCTGCGTCAGGCCGACCGGGTGGAGGGGTGA
- a CDS encoding urease accessory protein UreF, whose translation MSLTRLRLFQLVSPALPVGAFSYSEGLEVLVQAGELGDAEAVAHWLEAELARGALAIEAASLGRLMQALTRWRESPDGPARGEVLDLDGWLLAQREAAEVRAQQRQMGRSLLQLLADLDLSLPGEQPPRLAWPAAWAWAGVALDIAHQDLVEAYLYGWIATQLSAAVRLVPLGPTEAQRLQLGLAPTIAARAAELVAADPKALWNGGVGAGLAQLGHGELYSRLFRS comes from the coding sequence ATGAGCCTCACCCGGCTGCGGCTGTTCCAGCTCGTCAGTCCCGCCCTGCCGGTGGGGGCCTTCAGCTACTCCGAGGGCCTGGAGGTGCTTGTGCAGGCCGGCGAGCTGGGCGACGCCGAGGCGGTGGCCCACTGGCTGGAGGCGGAACTGGCCCGGGGGGCGCTGGCGATCGAGGCCGCCAGCCTGGGCCGGCTCATGCAGGCACTCACCCGATGGCGTGAATCCCCGGACGGGCCGGCCCGTGGGGAGGTGCTGGACCTGGACGGCTGGCTGCTGGCCCAGCGGGAGGCGGCCGAGGTGCGGGCCCAGCAGCGCCAGATGGGCCGCTCCCTGCTGCAGCTGCTGGCCGACCTGGATCTGTCCCTGCCCGGGGAACAGCCCCCGCGACTGGCCTGGCCGGCGGCCTGGGCCTGGGCCGGGGTGGCCCTCGACATCGCCCACCAGGACCTGGTCGAGGCCTACCTCTATGGCTGGATCGCCACCCAGCTCAGCGCCGCCGTGCGGCTGGTACCCCTGGGCCCCACCGAAGCCCAGCGGCTGCAGCTGGGCCTGGCGCCCACCATCGCCGCCCGGGCGGCGGAGCTGGTGGCGGCCGATCCCAAGGCCCTCTGGAACGGGGGGGTGGGGGCGGGACTGGCCCAGCTGGGTCATGGTGAGCTCTATTCCCGGTTGTTCCGCAGCTGA
- the ureE gene encoding urease accessory protein UreE — MPGPTVSDGTVSDATADVTVSEATGPLVLVRRLRQGEPPGPEEEAAAPAPPLRLPLRADERTSLRGHRRSACGRDLLLQLPRGAALEPGDRLAPEGGGPLVVVEAADEPLLVVRAADPLALLQAAYHLGNRHVAMELHRDALRLVADSVLEDLLRHRGLSVERMSGPFLPEPGAYTPSGHGHNHGHAHGPHDHGHHSHSHP, encoded by the coding sequence ATGCCCGGCCCCACGGTTTCCGACGGCACGGTGTCCGACGCCACGGCTGATGTGACGGTTTCCGAGGCCACCGGGCCCCTGGTGCTGGTGCGTCGCCTGCGTCAGGGGGAGCCCCCGGGGCCGGAGGAGGAGGCGGCGGCGCCGGCGCCACCGTTGCGGTTGCCGCTCCGGGCCGATGAGCGCACCAGCCTGCGGGGCCACCGCCGCAGCGCCTGTGGACGGGACCTGCTGCTGCAGCTGCCCCGCGGCGCCGCCCTGGAGCCCGGCGACCGGCTGGCACCGGAGGGCGGTGGCCCCCTGGTGGTGGTGGAGGCCGCCGATGAGCCGCTGCTGGTGGTGCGGGCCGCCGACCCCCTGGCCCTGCTGCAGGCGGCCTATCACCTGGGCAACCGCCACGTGGCGATGGAGCTGCACCGCGACGCGCTGCGCCTGGTGGCCGACAGCGTGCTCGAAGATCTGCTGCGGCATCGCGGTCTGAGCGTGGAGCGGATGAGCGGGCCGTTTCTGCCCGAACCCGGGGCCTACACCCCCTCCGGCCACGGCCACAACCACGGCCATGCCCATGGTCCCCATGATCATGGCCATCACAGCCATTCCCACCCATGA
- a CDS encoding urease accessory protein UreD translates to MQLTAPAPWRAQARLRFETGAGAGEATRHQGGATAPLKIQRAFAAADGRCELPLLHTGGGLVGGDELAIDADLGAGSRALITSVAAQKVYGTVGRSRRVPAGSWTHQALDFHLAAGADLEWLPQELVVFRDGLFQQSCRVELAQGASWLGAEVVRLGRSADGETLGSGRWRSLLEIRREGQWELVDRLELGGASLESPHGLGGQPVFASLVWAAPGPVGEPLLEACRAERHGLEGAMACGRLERGLVARYRGRSTQAARFWFTRIWARIRAERGLAAPVLPRVWPFQEQPLNQDPLPVTTARSW, encoded by the coding sequence ATGCAGCTCACCGCCCCTGCCCCTTGGAGAGCCCAGGCCCGGCTTCGTTTCGAGACCGGCGCCGGCGCCGGCGAAGCCACCCGGCACCAGGGCGGGGCGACGGCGCCGCTGAAGATCCAGCGGGCCTTCGCCGCCGCCGATGGCCGCTGCGAACTGCCCCTGCTGCACACCGGCGGGGGCCTGGTGGGCGGCGATGAGCTGGCCATCGACGCCGATCTCGGCGCCGGCAGCCGCGCCCTGATCACCAGCGTGGCGGCCCAGAAGGTCTACGGGACCGTGGGCCGCTCCCGGCGGGTCCCCGCCGGCAGCTGGACCCACCAGGCGCTCGACTTCCATCTCGCCGCAGGGGCCGATCTGGAATGGCTGCCCCAGGAGCTGGTGGTCTTCCGGGACGGCCTGTTCCAGCAGAGCTGCCGGGTGGAGCTCGCCCAGGGAGCCAGCTGGCTCGGGGCGGAGGTGGTGCGGCTGGGGCGCAGCGCCGACGGCGAGACGCTTGGATCCGGCCGCTGGCGCTCCTTGCTGGAGATCCGGCGGGAGGGGCAGTGGGAACTGGTGGACCGGCTCGAGCTGGGCGGCGCGAGCCTGGAGAGCCCCCACGGACTGGGGGGACAGCCGGTGTTCGCCAGCCTGGTGTGGGCCGCCCCCGGGCCGGTGGGCGAGCCCCTGCTGGAGGCCTGTCGCGCCGAGCGCCACGGGCTGGAGGGGGCGATGGCCTGCGGCCGGCTGGAGCGGGGCCTGGTGGCCCGCTACCGGGGCCGCTCCACCCAGGCGGCCCGCTTCTGGTTCACGCGGATCTGGGCCAGGATCCGGGCCGAACGGGGGCTGGCGGCTCCGGTGCTGCCCCGGGTCTGGCCGTTCCAGGAGCAGCCCCTGAACCAGGACCCGCTGCCGGTGACCACGGCCCGCAGCTGGTGA
- a CDS encoding Coq4 family protein: MHRFQLSLQALGQARHLIAVGRSQGDLGRIADLVDSFLDTPQMDACIARFRAQPGGAAMMDERYPPLQPDLERLEALPEGSLGRTYAALIRRFNYDPEFFRPRAVDTEGRWLTQRIATTHDIHHVVSGFGTTPVGENGVLAITAVQIGFPAYVSLTHAAQIAGFRFRLDGYETLSRSISHGTTIGFTAHPFATARWEEGWELPVAEWRRRLGVTLPADGESYGIHHP, from the coding sequence ATGCATCGCTTTCAGCTCTCCCTGCAGGCCCTGGGCCAGGCGCGCCACCTGATCGCCGTGGGCCGCAGCCAGGGGGATCTGGGCCGGATCGCCGATCTGGTCGACAGCTTCCTGGACACCCCCCAGATGGACGCCTGCATTGCCCGCTTCCGGGCCCAGCCGGGTGGGGCGGCGATGATGGATGAGCGCTATCCGCCCCTGCAACCGGATCTGGAGCGGCTGGAGGCGCTGCCGGAGGGGAGCCTCGGCCGCACCTACGCCGCCCTGATCCGCCGCTTCAACTACGACCCCGAGTTCTTCCGCCCCCGCGCCGTCGACACGGAGGGCCGCTGGCTCACCCAGCGGATCGCCACCACCCACGACATCCACCATGTGGTCAGCGGCTTCGGCACAACGCCGGTGGGGGAGAACGGCGTGCTGGCCATCACCGCCGTGCAGATCGGCTTCCCCGCCTATGTGAGCCTCACCCACGCCGCCCAGATCGCCGGGTTCCGCTTCAGGCTCGACGGCTACGAAACCCTCAGCCGCTCCATCAGCCATGGCACCACGATCGGCTTCACCGCCCATCCCTTCGCCACGGCGCGCTGGGAGGAGGGCTGGGAGCTGCCGGTGGCGGAGTGGCGGCGGCGGCTGGGGGTGACCCTGCCGGCGGATGGGGAGTCCTACGGGATCCACCATCCCTGA
- a CDS encoding sulfite exporter TauE/SafE family protein, with product MSSDLPFGIQALVALLAAIAAGGINALAGGGSLISFPALTSIGLPAVMANITNTVALAPGYLGATVAQRQDLIGQRRRLWLLLPAGAAGGLVGGLLLLHTGERLFTQLVPFLILFASGLLAVQEPVRGWVQRRSERHGRRPSELWAVPPVFLAAIYGGFFGGGLSVIVLAVVALSLDDTLTRLNGLKQAVAFATNLTAAAFFLFSGQVAWALAAVMAIGAILGGALGGRLAGRIQPATLRTLVVVVGVLVALMYFLKT from the coding sequence ATGAGCAGCGATCTGCCCTTCGGGATCCAGGCGCTGGTGGCGCTCCTGGCGGCGATCGCCGCCGGCGGGATCAACGCCCTGGCCGGCGGTGGGTCGCTGATCAGCTTTCCCGCCCTCACGTCCATCGGCCTGCCGGCGGTGATGGCCAACATCACCAACACCGTGGCCCTGGCCCCCGGCTATCTGGGCGCCACCGTGGCCCAGCGCCAGGACCTGATCGGCCAGCGGCGACGCCTCTGGCTGCTGCTGCCGGCGGGTGCCGCCGGCGGCCTGGTGGGGGGCCTGCTGCTGCTGCACACCGGCGAGCGCCTGTTCACCCAGCTGGTGCCGTTCCTGATTCTGTTCGCCTCGGGGCTGCTGGCGGTGCAGGAACCCGTGCGCGGCTGGGTGCAGCGCCGCTCCGAGCGCCACGGCCGCCGACCCTCGGAGCTCTGGGCCGTGCCGCCGGTGTTCCTGGCCGCCATCTATGGGGGCTTCTTCGGCGGCGGCCTGAGCGTGATCGTGCTGGCGGTGGTGGCCCTCAGCCTCGACGACACCCTCACCCGCCTCAACGGCCTCAAGCAGGCGGTGGCGTTCGCCACCAACCTCACCGCCGCCGCCTTTTTCCTCTTCTCCGGCCAGGTGGCCTGGGCCCTGGCGGCGGTGATGGCCATCGGCGCCATCCTCGGCGGGGCGCTGGGGGGCCGGCTGGCCGGCCGGATCCAGCCAGCCACTCTCCGCACCCTCGTGGTGGTGGTGGGCGTACTGGTGGCGCTGATGTACTTCCTCAAGACCTGA
- a CDS encoding LemA family protein → MPLLLILVAVAAVGLILIYNRLAQLQVLADNAWADIDVQLKRRHDLIPNLVETVRGYASHEQESFRTVIEARNAAVAARGPREQQQAEQALGASLGQLFALAEAYPALRAVESFQTLQSNLSQIEETLQSARRYYNAVVRDLNTAIVQFPSNLVAGSFAILPRTYFELENPAEAAVPAVRFDG, encoded by the coding sequence ATGCCGCTGCTGCTGATCCTGGTGGCGGTCGCCGCCGTCGGGTTGATCCTGATCTACAACCGCCTGGCCCAGCTGCAGGTGCTGGCGGACAACGCCTGGGCCGACATCGACGTCCAGCTCAAGCGCCGCCACGACCTGATTCCCAACCTGGTGGAGACGGTGCGGGGCTACGCCAGCCACGAACAGGAGAGCTTCCGGACCGTGATCGAGGCCCGCAACGCCGCTGTGGCCGCCCGGGGACCGCGGGAGCAGCAGCAGGCGGAGCAGGCCCTGGGGGCATCGCTCGGCCAGCTCTTCGCCCTGGCGGAGGCCTACCCGGCCCTGAGGGCGGTGGAGAGCTTCCAGACCCTGCAGTCCAACCTCAGCCAGATCGAGGAGACGCTCCAGAGCGCACGGCGCTACTACAACGCGGTGGTGCGCGACCTCAACACGGCGATCGTGCAGTTCCCCTCCAACCTGGTGGCCGGCAGCTTCGCGATCCTTCCGCGCACGTACTTCGAGCTGGAGAACCCGGCCGAAGCGGCCGTCCCCGCCGTCCGCTTCGATGGCTGA